GCGCCGAATCCGGCCGGTTTCAACGTTCCGGCGAGCAGCTCGGTCAATTTCACAATCCGTTTCCAGCCGACATCGGGCGGCGGTTTCAGCGAGCAGATCGAATTCGCGCATAACGCGTCGGGCTCACCCTCCGTCATCAACATCAGCGGCACAGGCCAGGCCCAGGGCGGAGAACTTGTCTTCTCAGCCGACACGGTCGTGCGCAACGATCTCACCAGCGGGTATGTGGATTCGCTCACCGTGGCGACGTACGTCGGCGTACCGACACGTTCGCTGCAGCTTCGTCTGATCAACACGTACAGCCCCACGTCGAAGACACGCCTAACGGCCGTCTCGCGCGGCGCCCGCGTGGCCGATCCTTCGAAGTGGATCTTCCAGTATGAAATCGGTCATGGTCCGGTTGCGTCCGACCTCAGCTCCATCGATACGATCCGCCTCGTGATTCTCGGCACCAACGACTCGCTCGTCGCGGGTACCAGCACGGAATCGCTCGTGAAGTTCACGTACTCCACCGTCGACATCGGCACCGATTCCGCATGGAGCTCGATGGTCCTCACCGACATCGTCTCCTCCGACTGGCGCGGTGTCAGCACGCAGCTCACGGGCGACGCGCCCCAGCAGGTGCTTATCCTCGACCGTGGCGTCGGTCTGAACGGCGACACCAACGGCGACGGATTTGTGGATCTTCTCGATCTGCTTCAGGTGATCGACCACATCCTCGGTCGCATCACGCTGCAGACACGCGAATTCCAGCGTTCGGATGTGGCCCCGTGGCCGTCGGGCGACAACGCTCTCGATGCCCGCGACGTGGCACTCATACAGCAGATCATTCTGACGGGCGAGTATCCCGATGGTTCACCGATTCCGTTCACGGGCGGCAGCGTCCGCGCGATCTCGAAGACGGGCGCCGCGCGTCTCGTCGTCGACCTGACGCAGAATCCGGCCGTGGTGTCGATCGAAAGCAACGACGCCGTGAAGGGCGTGCAGTTCGATATCGCCGGTGCGGCCTCGAATGGCTCGGCGGTGTCCGATATGCAGAACGTGCTTTTCCGCCAGAACGGCGGCACGCTTCGTTCGGTGTTCTACCAGAACAGCGGCAGCGAACTCGGCGCCGGTGCGCATGTGATCGCGACCCTCCCGCTCGTGCAGATCGCGGAGATTGAGGTCCGCAATGTGGTTGTCGCAAACGCGATGAATCAACGCATCCCCGCCGAAGTGCTGGTCCGCAAGAGCGGCACCGACGTGCCTGCGTCGTTCGACCTCCTCGGCAACTATCCGAACCCGTTCAATCCGAGCACCACGATCTCCTTCGCGGTTCCGGCGCAGAGCAGCGTTCGCATCTCCGTGCTCGACATGCTCGGCCGCGAAGTGCGCACGCTCGTTTCGTCGACGGTCGATGCCGGCACACACAGCATTGTGTGGGACGGTCTCGACAATCACGGCGCCGCTGTGTCTTCGGGCATGTTCATGTACAGGATGCAGGCGGGCGATTTTACCGCCACCCGCACCATGACACTGCACAAATAATCGATTCATTCTCATTCGCGACAGGCCTGTCCGGCGCTTCGGCGCCGGGCAGGCAATCGCGTTCCACGACAGTGACACATCGCGCATCACAAATCGAAAGGATACACTCATGAAGTCTGTACTACCCGTCGTCCTTTTCCTCGCAGCCCTCGGCACCGCGGCAGCACAAACGCAGACGTCGTTCCTCGTGCCTCTGTATTTCAGCGCGGGACCGGAAAAAGACACGCTCCATTTTGGTGTGAATCCCGGGAACACCGTCGGCATCGATGACGCCGCGAGTTTTGGAAGCTACCGGGAATCGATGGCGCCCCCGACACCGCCCCCGCCCTTCGCCTTCGATACACGTTTCATTTCCTTGCCCGGGCGCGTGAGCACATACCCGACAGGTCTCGGAACGGGTGCGTTTCGCGATGTCCGCGGGTATAAGAGCAACGATCAGGTCGATTCGTTCCGCGTGCGTATCGACGGTGATCAGACGGATAACGGCGATGTGATTGTGAGCTGGCCTTCGAACCTCAAGGATTATGCGACGAAGTGGACCATCAAGCCGCAGACGGGAAGCGACTGGCCGGCGACAGACATGCTCACCACCACCTCGGTGACCATTCCCGCCGGTGCACAGAAAAACATCATCATTATCAAGACGGGCGCCTTCGTCACCGAAACGGAACGTGCGGCTGATCCGCAGGTCTTCGATCTCGCGCAGAATTTCCCGAATCCGGTGCACGCCGTAACGCAGATTTCCTTCACGCTTCCCGCGCAGCAATTCGCCACGCTCGACGTGTACAACCTCCTCGGCGCTCGTGTCGCGCGAGTGACCGCGCGTGAATTCGCGGCCGGCACCCATACGATCCGCTTCGATGCGAGTCGTCTGCCCGCGGGTATATACCTGTACCGGCTCGACTCGCAGGGAGCGAGTGTAGTGCGCCGCCTGCATGTGACACGATGAACTCGGTTGTATAATGCTGAGTTCATCAATCCTCATTGTGTTTTTTCTGCTCTGCGCCTGCGTGATGCCGCCAATGCGCGCCATCGCGCAGGTGCCGGTGCAGGATTCCATCGCGATATTGGCCTATGATGCGGCGGGGCAGAGCGGCGGCATCGTGATTGGGTACCATCCCGATGCCACAACCGGTTATGATCCTTTACTTGGTGACAAGCCCATACCGCCTGTTCCCGCGGTCGATGCGTTCGATTTTCGTTGTATTGATCCGCCAGGCCTGCGGCGCACCCCACCCACGGGTTGTTATCGCGACATTCGACGGCCGCAACCCGCGGCTGTGGCGGATACATTCCGCATTCGCGTGCAACCGCAGAATGGCGCTTTCCCCGTGCGCATCGGGTGGAGGCAGACGCAATTGCGTGCCTTCCGCGCCGCGTTCTTGCGGCTTTCGAACGACACGGGTGATGTCTCCGTCGACATGCACATATCGGAGCGGGTCGAGATCGCAGCGAACGCCCGACTAGACTTCCTGATCATTCTGACACGATAATATCGATCCGATCGCTCCAAAGATTCCGGAGGAACTCACATGCCGTCTGCTACACCACATCACACTGTCTGCTCACTTTTGAGATTGTTGCTGCTCGTTGTGTTCAGTGCGGTGACAATCACACCCGGCTCGCTGCGAGCCGCAACGGATCGGCCGGAGGAAACGCGGTACGCGGATCCTCGCGTGCAGGGAGGATTCGTGGTCTTCGAAACCTCAACACTCTCCGTGCTCGACAATCGCAGCGACGTGGAGGTCCGCCTCGCCTTGTCAGACTATGACGGCGATTCGCTTTCAGCGCTGCAATTCAGTGTCGTGAACCGTGTCGGCCATCTGCGTTTCGAAGCCGCCCGGCTTGGCGATTCGCTCGCGGCGAGCGGTTCCTGGTATTTCTCGCACTACATACGGCGCGGGGCACTGCAACCGGATCTCGGTGCAACCGACACACTGACGGTGATTATGTTCGGCCTGAATGGCACAGCAATCACGCCAGGAAGCATCCCGGATCTCGTGCGCATATCCTTTGCCGTCTCAGATATTTCTCTTGCGACGGATTCGACTTCGCTGCGCATCGAGAATGCGGTTGGCTCGCTGCGGAATGGCTCTGATGCCATGCTGTTGGGCGGATCCGATCTCGCGCTCAGTATCATGAACACGGTGCAGAAGGGTGATGTGGACGGCAATGACGAGGTCGATATCAATGACGTGCTCGGACTCATTCAGGCGATCCTCGGCCGCGAGACGTTGACCGGTTCAACTTTCACACGCGCCGACATCGCACCGTGGCCTTCGGGTGACGAAGTCCTCAACGTGCGCGACCTTGTGCTCACGCAACGTGTCATCCTCGACGGACTCTACCCCGACGGCACACCCCTGCGCTTCGCTCCGCGGCATGGCGGGACCACGGATGCATCCGCGCCTTCGGCCGCTCCGGATGTGCGCATGGTCGTCTATGTGCACGCCGACGGTCTCTCGCTGCACATGACAAACAATCCGCGCGTCAAGGGCATACAGCTCGAATTGAACAACATGCCCGTCGTGCCTGATACCGTCCGTCTCCGAACCATTTTCGATCCGGGACCGACGTGGAATCGCACATCGTCGAATGTGCTGGTCCTGCTCATGAACAACGATGCCGCGCTGTCCGTGCCGCCCGGTTCCCAATACGTGACGCACCTTCGCTTTCCGATCCCCAGTCCGTTTCAGGTGAACATCAAGAAATTGATCGTGGCCGACGAGAAGAATCAGAAAATCACAAATCTCGAAGTGGCCATCGTGTACAGTCAGCCCAGCGAAGTGACCGCAGCATTGGTGCCCGGTGAGCTCAAAATCGGATCGATACATCCGAATCCATCTACCGGTGCATCCACTCTGTCCTATGCATTGCGGTCCACTGCAGCGGCGGAGCTTGCCGTGTACAACACGCGCGGAACGCGTGTGCGCACGCTGGCTCGCGGGATGATCGCGGCGGGCGATCACATGGCGGTGTGGGACGGTCGTGACGAACAGGGCGCGACCCTGCCGAACGGCGTGTACTGGTGCGTTCTGCAGGCCGCCGGGAATCGCGTCCTCAGAGCTGTCACCCTGCTTCGCTAATCCCGATGTGTCGCTCGATCTTTCTCCGTTCGCCATCCGCGGCATTTCGGGCAGCGCTCGTTCTTCCCCTCCTGACGTGTTTCTTCACGATCGTTACGCACGCGCAGCACATGAAGGTCGCAACACGAGATACCGCACCCCGTCCGTCATCACAGGCGGACGCAGTCGGTTGGATGGAACGATATTCAATCCCGGGTGTCAACGGCACCATCCATACTATTGCGACCGATGGCGATAACGTCTATGTCGGCGGTACATTCACCGAGGCAGGAGGTGTAGCGGCACGAAACGTCGTGCACTGGGACGGGTATGGCTGGCGTACACTCGGCAGCGGACTCGACAGCACTGTGCTTGCTCTCGCCGTCGTGGACGGGACTCTCTATGCAGGCGGCCTCTTCACCACCGCCGGTGGTGCGGTGATGCGGCATGTTGCACGATGGAGCGGGTCCGCCTGGGAGGCCTTGGGGAACGGTGTGCAGGGCGATGTGCGCGCGCTGCATGCACGCGGCGATACTCTATACGTCGGCGGTTATTTTTCCATTGCCGGTGCTCTTACGGCAAACAATATCGCTCGATATCGCGCCGGCATCTGGTCCGCGCTCGGAACCGGCACAAACGGTCCGGTGAACGCCATCACGGTACATCGCGATACACTGGTGATCGGCGGCGAATTTGCCGGGCGTGTCGCCCGCTGGACGGGCACGGCTTGGCAGACCCATGTCACCGCAACAAACAGCACCGTGCGCGCGCTCGTTTCATCGCCGCACGGCTTGTACATCGGCGGCGACTTCACCATCGCAGGCGGGGAACTCGCGTCGCGCATCCTCTGGTATGATGCTGGCGCCTACGTGCCGCTGACCGCGGGTGTGAACGCCCCCGTCCACGCCCTGTATGCCGATTCCACCAGCATGTATGTCGCGGGACAGTTTACCCTGGCGGCGGGTCTTGCCTGCGCACACATCGCCCGATGGGACGGGCTGTCGTGGTACTCGCTCGGCAGCGGAACCGACACCACCGTCTACGTGCTCGCTGCCACACCGTCGAAACTGCTTGTCGGCGGTGCGATGACACGTGCCGGTGGACTCGCGACTCGGACCCTTGCGTATTGGGATCAGGCGGGGTGGCATGCCACAGGATTCGGACTGGATGGTCCGATATACACCCTTCTCGTGCGAGATTCGCTTCTGTATGCAGGAGGCAGTTTTGCGCACGCCGGTGGTGTGCCGGCGATGAATATCGCGGTATGGAACGGATTGACGTGGGCACCGCTGGGAACTGGCACAAACGGCCCGGTCTTCACGCTCTTTGCCGTTGGCTCCGATCTGTACGCGGGTGGATCGTTTTCCTCGGCTGGGGGCATCGCTGCCGGCCGCATCGCGCGCTGGGGCAGTGGTGGCTGGTCTGCGCTGGGGAGCGGGTGCAACAATCTCGTGGACGATATCGACACGCTGGGTGGCGCGCTGGTGGTTTCCGGGGCCTTTACGCTGGCGGGGGGGACATCGGCAAACCGTGTAGCCCGCTGGGACGGTGCGACGTGGTCGGGACTGGGCGGCGGCATGAATGGCCGTGTGGTTGCACTCGCGTCGAAGGGCGGCGTTCTTTATGCGGGCGGCGAATTTCTCACCGCCGGCGGTACATCCGCGCAACGAGTCGCACGATGGAATGGAACCGCATGGTCCGCACTCGGCACCGGCGTCGACGGAACCATAGCATCGCTCGCGACCGATGACAGCGGCCTCGTTGCCGCGGGGTACTTCACAAGCGCCGGCGGGTATGCGGCGGGACGTGTCGCCCGCTGGACCGGCGCAGCGTGGACCCCGCTCGGGCTAGGGATGAATGGGCCTGTGCTCGACATATCCATGGCTCAAGGGCGCGTGTACGTGTGCGGTTCCTTTACATCGGCGGACGCACAAAGTGCCACCAATGCGGCGGCCTGGGATGGCAGCCGTTGGGAATCCTTCGGCGGTGGACCCGAGGGAAACGCTCACGCTCTGGCATTGACGGACTCGGGCATGTTTCTCGGAGGAGATTTTTCCGTAGCGGCAGGGAATGCCGCTGGATCGATTTCGCGGTGGGCACGTCCGGTATTCACGATGTACGGATCAGGATGGAACATCATCAGTCCACCCCTGCTTGCGCAGGGCTTTCAGCAGTCGTCGATCGGAGGCCTGTCGTTACAGGATCTGTGGCGCATGGAAGCGGGCAGGTACACGAATCCACTCCGGCTCGATGCGGGCGAAGGGTATTGGACGTATCTGCCGGCTCCGGATTCCATCGCGTATACGGGTGTTCCCTTCGACTCCACAAGACGCATCGTAACCGATGCACCGGGGTGGATACTTGTTGGTGCCGTCAGCCGGCCTGTTGCGGCCTCTTCAGTGAGAACAGTGCCTTCATCCGCCTATCTTGCGGGATCGTTGTATGGATACAGCGGCGGCATGTATACGACACCGTCGCATCTGGTCCCCGGTCGCGGGTATTGGATGTACATATTGCAGAACTGCGAGGTGATGATCGGTCCCTAATCGGGCGGTGCCGGATATTCCACTGCGCGGGTTGATCGGGGGAACAACACTGCGATGGAAAAATGAGGGAGGACGGAATGTGGAACGGGGAAATCCGGGCACAGTGTGCGGCGCTCTTCACAGGTTCTCCGCGCCCGGTACGGAAGCGCGCCGCGCTTCCGTTTTTTTTTGCTTTTCCCCATATTCCGACATGCCTCGCCGCCGGACCTCGCGCTCCGGCGTTTCTGTTCCGACAAATACCGCCCGTGCCACGCTCCCTTCTCCCCCTTATTCCCGTCCTTCTCGTGCTTGCCGCGCCTGTGCGCGCGCAGGCGCCGGCGCAGCAATGGCCGGTGCCCGACTGGGCGCGCGGCATGATCTGGTACAAACTGATCATCGACCGCTTCGAGAACGGCGATCCTGCAAACGACCCCACTGCGCGTGATCTCTTCGGCGAGAAGGCGCGGCCCTGGGACATTTCGCCGTGGACAGGGAACTGGTACATGCTGAGTGTCAAGGAGCGCATGAGCAGCGAGCGCTTCTACGACAACGCGTTCCTGCGCCAGTATGGCGGCGACCTCGAGGGGCTGCGCACACGGCTCGGGTATCTGAAGTCGCTCGGCGTGACGGGACTGCAATTGAGCCCGGTCTTTGAAAGCACGTCCTCGCACAAGTTCGACGCACACTCCTTTCATCACGTGGATCCGCGGCTCGGACCACGCGGCGCCGCCGACACCTCGTATCTGCACCGCGAGCAACCCGACAATCCCAAGTCGTGGTACATGACGGCGGCCGACCGCAAGTTCATCGAAGTCGTACACGCCGCGCACGATTCCGATATGAAGGTGATTGTGGACGTGCAGTTCGCGCATGTCAGCGTCAATTTCTGGGCCTTCCGCGATCTGCTCGAGAAACAGGAGCGCTCGGCCTTTGCATCGTGGTTCTTTGTCGACGAATGGGACAGGCCCGAGACACCGTTTGCCTCGGAATTCAGTTACCGCTCGATGTTCGGCGTGAACGCCTTCCCCGTGCTGCGCAAGGATTCACTCGGTCTCGTGTCCGGTCCGCGCGAGTACGTCTTCGCCGCCGTGCGCCGCTGGATGGATCCGAACGGCGACGGCGATCCCTCTGATGGTGTGGACGGCTGGCGTATAGAATTGTCGCACGAACTGTCGCTGCTTTTCTGGGAACAGTTCATCGGTTTTGTGAAATCTGTGAATCCCGCATGCCTGGTGATAGGCGCACCGCACCCGGAGACACCCAAGGGAAAACGCCTGTTTGATATCGAGGAAACCAACGACTTCGCGCGGCTCGCGACAAAACTCCTGATCGGAGGACGCTGCACACCCACGGGTTTTGAATCGGGCATGGCCGAACAGCGCGCGTCGATGGAATCGGGCCTGGTGGACGCGCAGATAAACTGGATCGACAATCACGAGACCGATCGCCTCGCGTCGATGTGTGTGAATCCGGGCCTGGCTTTCGAGACGATGAACAGTTTCGTCGTGAATCCGTCATACCTGATACGGAAACCAAAAGCATCCGAGCGGGCAACACAACGCCTTCTGCTGCTTCTGCAATACACGTATCCGGGCTCGCCGGTGTTGTACTACGGCGACGAGGCGGGCATGTGGGGCGGCGACGATCCCGACTGCCGCAAGCCCATGCTCTGGCCGGAACACAGCTTCGAACCCGAGTGCGCCGTCGAGCTGAACGGCGATCCGGTGCGCTACGAGAACCGCTTCGACAGCACTGTCTTTTCGGCCTACAGCACGCTGCTCGCCCTGCGCGCCGCGCATGTGGCACTACGCGCGGGCGCGATGAGCACCTTCCTCATCGACGACGAACGCGGACTGTTCGGCTATACACGGCACGCGGGGGCCGACCGTGTCTCCGTGGTGTTTAATGCGGGTGACACACGGCAGGACTGCCTGATCCAGCTCGCCGGATTGCCCGAGGGATTACGCATCGACGCCCCGCTGCAGGGACTGACGTATTATTACGATCGCGACGGCCTTGCGCTCACCATCCCTCCCCGCACCGGGCTGCTCCTCATTCCCGCGCAATAATGACGGGCTTGCGCCCGATTTTTCCGGCGCAATGCGGCATTTTGTGTCCCTCGCCGGAACCCCGGCGTGAGGGCGGGTGTTTTTGAATGTGCCGCTGAAGTTGTAACTTTATCGGCTTTCAAATAAGTTACCGGGCATTTCACGCCTTTTTCGAACCTCAACACACTCATTATGAACAAAGGCAAGATCGTACAGGTCATCGGTCCCGTCGTGGACGTTGAATTCACCCAAGGGCAGTTGCCCGCCATCCTCAACGCGCTCACGGTCGAGCGGACGGAAGAGGGGGACAAGCAGGGCTTGCTCGTCCTCGAAGTGCAGCAGCACCTCGGGGAGGACCGTGTACGCACCGTCGCCATGGATTCTTCCGACGGACTCGTGCGCGGTATGGACGTCATCGACACGGGCAGGCAGATCACGGTGCCCGTCGGTCCCGGCACGCTGGGCCGTCTCATCAACGTGGTGGGTGAGCCGATCGACGGTCTGGGGGAAATTCCCGCCAGCACGCATTACGCCATTCACCGCCACGCGCCGAAGTTCGACACCTTGTCGACGCGCCGTGAAATGTTCGAAACAGGCATCAAGGTCATCGATCTTCTCGAACCGTACACGAAGGGCGGCAAGACCGGTCTCTTCGGCGGCGCGGGTGTGGGCAAGACGGTGGTTATCCAGGAATTGATTCACAACATCGCCACACATCACGGCGGTTACTCCGTGTTCGGCGGCGTGGGTGAGCGCACCCGCGAAGGCAACGACCTCTGGGTGGAGATGAAGGAGTCCGGCGTTCTCGAGAAGACAACACTCGTCTTCGGCCAGATGAACGAGCCGCCCGGCGCGCGCCAGCGTGTGGGCCTCACGGCTCTCACCATGGCCGAGTACTTCCGCGACGAGGAAGGCAAGGACGTGCTTCTCTTCATCGACAACATTTTCCGTTTCACGCAGGCCGGATCCGAAGTGTCGGCCCTGCTTGGACGTATGCCGTCGGCGGTGGGATACCAGCCCACGCTTGCCACGGAGATGGGTGAACTGCAGGAACGCATCACCTCGACCGACCGCGGGTCCATCACCTCCGTCCAGGCCATTTACGTGCCCGCCGACGATCTCACCGATCCCGCGCCTGCCACGACCTTTTCGCATCTCGACGCCACGACGGTTCTCAGCCGCCAGATCTCGGAGCTCGGCATTTACCCGGCCGTCGATCCGCTCGATTCCACCTCGCGCATCCTCGATCCGCTCATCGTGGGCGAGCGTCACTACAATGTGGCGCAGCAGGTGAAACGCGCGCTACAGAGTTACAAGGATCTTCAGGATCTCATCAACATCCTTGGCATCGACGAATTGTCGGACGAGGACAAGCTCATCGTGCACCGCGCGCGCCGCATCCAGCGTTTCCTTTCGCAGCCCTTCTTTGTGGCGGAACAGTTCACCGGTTTCCCCGGCAAGTACGTGCCCATCGAAGACACCATCAAGGGTTTCGAAATGATCCTCAACGGCGAGTGTGATCACATCGCCGAAAACACCTTCCTCTACGCGGGCGCCATCGAAGAAGTGATCGAGCGCCACGAGAAATCGAAGAAGTAACGGACGCAGCTTATGAGCGCCGCATTCGACCTCAAAATCGTCACCCCGAACCGGGTCGTGTTCGAGGGCAAGGCCGCGTCCGTGTCCTGTCCGGGCACGGAAGGGCGTTTCCAGGTCCTCGCAAAACACGCGCCGCTGCTCTCGTCGCTCGACATCGGCGAACTCGATGTCGTGGACGAGCAGAATACGCGCGTCGAGTACGCGGTAAGCGGGGGCGTGGTGCAGGTGTATCACAATGCCGTGCTCGTGCTCGCCGACACGGCGGAGCGCCGCGAAGAAATCGACACCGCGCGCGCTTCGGCCGCGCGCACACGCGCCGAGCAGCGACTTGCCGGACGCACGCCCGACACTGATGTGGAACGCGCGCGCGCGTCGCTGTACCGCGCGCTCAATCGCCTGAAGGTCGCCCGTCCTTCCTGAGCGGCGCCGCGGGGCGCGGCCTCTCCGGGGGCCGGCGTGTGATCCCCGTCCTCTTCCGCCCGCACAGGTCGCGATACAGCACCCGGAACCCGAGAAGCCATGAAGCTCTACGCGCTCATCATTGCCGGCGGAGTCGGCGCGCGGTTTTGGCCGCGCAGCCGTGAACGGTCGCCGAAACAACTGCTCGACATCGTCGGCGCCGGCACCATGATTCAGAACACCGTGTACCGGCTCGACCCGCTGATACCGGCCGAGAACGTGCTTGTGGTCACCAACGCCGTGCAGGCCGCGGAGATACACCGGCAGTTGCCGCGTGTCCCGCGCGAGAATATCCTCGTCGAACCCGCGGGACGCAACACCGCGCCGGCCATCGCCTTCGGCGCCGAAGTGCTGCGCCACCGCGTCGGTGACGCTGTGATGGTGGTCGTTCCCGCGGATCACCTCGTGCATGACGTCGTCGGATATCAGGACACGCTCAAGCGCGCGATCCGCACGGCGGTGAAGACGCGCGGCCTTGTCACGCTCGGCATCCGCCCCACACATCCCGAAACCGGCTATGGGTACATCCAGTACGACGACCGCGGCAGTGACAGCGATCTCGGCCGCCTCGGCGCACATCCCGTGAAGACCTTCGCCGAGAAACCGAATCTCGAGACCGCGAAGATGTTCCTCGAAAGCGGCGACTTCCTCTGGAACAGCGGCATGTTCATCTTCAAGGTGAAACCCATACTCAATGCCTTCGCGGAATTTCTTCCCGATGTGACCGACGAGTTCCGCCGCCTGCGTCCGCTCATC
The Ignavibacteriota bacterium DNA segment above includes these coding regions:
- a CDS encoding F0F1 ATP synthase subunit epsilon, which produces MSAAFDLKIVTPNRVVFEGKAASVSCPGTEGRFQVLAKHAPLLSSLDIGELDVVDEQNTRVEYAVSGGVVQVYHNAVLVLADTAERREEIDTARASAARTRAEQRLAGRTPDTDVERARASLYRALNRLKVARPS
- the atpD gene encoding F0F1 ATP synthase subunit beta, yielding MNKGKIVQVIGPVVDVEFTQGQLPAILNALTVERTEEGDKQGLLVLEVQQHLGEDRVRTVAMDSSDGLVRGMDVIDTGRQITVPVGPGTLGRLINVVGEPIDGLGEIPASTHYAIHRHAPKFDTLSTRREMFETGIKVIDLLEPYTKGGKTGLFGGAGVGKTVVIQELIHNIATHHGGYSVFGGVGERTREGNDLWVEMKESGVLEKTTLVFGQMNEPPGARQRVGLTALTMAEYFRDEEGKDVLLFIDNIFRFTQAGSEVSALLGRMPSAVGYQPTLATEMGELQERITSTDRGSITSVQAIYVPADDLTDPAPATTFSHLDATTVLSRQISELGIYPAVDPLDSTSRILDPLIVGERHYNVAQQVKRALQSYKDLQDLINILGIDELSDEDKLIVHRARRIQRFLSQPFFVAEQFTGFPGKYVPIEDTIKGFEMILNGECDHIAENTFLYAGAIEEVIERHEKSKK
- a CDS encoding T9SS type A sorting domain-containing protein, which gives rise to MIRKFIGAAFLLAFLATAAQAQVAYKLTITIGTGTTTQNLELGINDGGASYPASSNGVDTAAAFGANGSVGTAGFRESLAPPAPPAPFDLDAKFLSMPGSPSTFPAGLGAGTFRNFRAFVNSSTVDTFRIKISGDGGSWENNGGTISWPSGLNAYGSSWTIQPRTGTAFAATNMLTSTSVTVPAGNNPVEVYIIKVGQIAPSPGPTFSASPNPLAFGSRNVNTTTDLVLTVSNPGTVNALNVTAVDTTLGGQSFFWVGTAPNPAGFNVPASSSVNFTIRFQPTSGGGFSEQIEFAHNASGSPSVINISGTGQAQGGELVFSADTVVRNDLTSGYVDSLTVATYVGVPTRSLQLRLINTYSPTSKTRLTAVSRGARVADPSKWIFQYEIGHGPVASDLSSIDTIRLVILGTNDSLVAGTSTESLVKFTYSTVDIGTDSAWSSMVLTDIVSSDWRGVSTQLTGDAPQQVLILDRGVGLNGDTNGDGFVDLLDLLQVIDHILGRITLQTREFQRSDVAPWPSGDNALDARDVALIQQIILTGEYPDGSPIPFTGGSVRAISKTGAARLVVDLTQNPAVVSIESNDAVKGVQFDIAGAASNGSAVSDMQNVLFRQNGGTLRSVFYQNSGSELGAGAHVIATLPLVQIAEIEVRNVVVANAMNQRIPAEVLVRKSGTDVPASFDLLGNYPNPFNPSTTISFAVPAQSSVRISVLDMLGREVRTLVSSTVDAGTHSIVWDGLDNHGAAVSSGMFMYRMQAGDFTATRTMTLHK
- a CDS encoding alpha-amylase, yielding MPRSLLPLIPVLLVLAAPVRAQAPAQQWPVPDWARGMIWYKLIIDRFENGDPANDPTARDLFGEKARPWDISPWTGNWYMLSVKERMSSERFYDNAFLRQYGGDLEGLRTRLGYLKSLGVTGLQLSPVFESTSSHKFDAHSFHHVDPRLGPRGAADTSYLHREQPDNPKSWYMTAADRKFIEVVHAAHDSDMKVIVDVQFAHVSVNFWAFRDLLEKQERSAFASWFFVDEWDRPETPFASEFSYRSMFGVNAFPVLRKDSLGLVSGPREYVFAAVRRWMDPNGDGDPSDGVDGWRIELSHELSLLFWEQFIGFVKSVNPACLVIGAPHPETPKGKRLFDIEETNDFARLATKLLIGGRCTPTGFESGMAEQRASMESGLVDAQINWIDNHETDRLASMCVNPGLAFETMNSFVVNPSYLIRKPKASERATQRLLLLLQYTYPGSPVLYYGDEAGMWGGDDPDCRKPMLWPEHSFEPECAVELNGDPVRYENRFDSTVFSAYSTLLALRAAHVALRAGAMSTFLIDDERGLFGYTRHAGADRVSVVFNAGDTRQDCLIQLAGLPEGLRIDAPLQGLTYYYDRDGLALTIPPRTGLLLIPAQ
- a CDS encoding T9SS type A sorting domain-containing protein, with amino-acid sequence MKSVLPVVLFLAALGTAAAQTQTSFLVPLYFSAGPEKDTLHFGVNPGNTVGIDDAASFGSYRESMAPPTPPPPFAFDTRFISLPGRVSTYPTGLGTGAFRDVRGYKSNDQVDSFRVRIDGDQTDNGDVIVSWPSNLKDYATKWTIKPQTGSDWPATDMLTTTSVTIPAGAQKNIIIIKTGAFVTETERAADPQVFDLAQNFPNPVHAVTQISFTLPAQQFATLDVYNLLGARVARVTAREFAAGTHTIRFDASRLPAGIYLYRLDSQGASVVRRLHVTR
- a CDS encoding mannose-1-phosphate guanylyltransferase codes for the protein MKLYALIIAGGVGARFWPRSRERSPKQLLDIVGAGTMIQNTVYRLDPLIPAENVLVVTNAVQAAEIHRQLPRVPRENILVEPAGRNTAPAIAFGAEVLRHRVGDAVMVVVPADHLVHDVVGYQDTLKRAIRTAVKTRGLVTLGIRPTHPETGYGYIQYDDRGSDSDLGRLGAHPVKTFAEKPNLETAKMFLESGDFLWNSGMFIFKVKPILNAFAEFLPDVTDEFRRLRPLIDTPGFAAALETAYRGMRSISIDYGVMEKAENRYILPSEFGWNDLGSWDEAYRVAEKDGDENVIVGTVFARDTRRCHISTTAKRVVAAIGVEDLSIIDTDDAVLVCRRGRSQEVKDIVDLLKKQNLKKHL